In one Plasmodium reichenowi strain SY57 chromosome 7, whole genome shotgun sequence genomic region, the following are encoded:
- a CDS encoding AAA family ATPase, putative has translation MNFPNLSKKINSTVSSNKPYSLSDEKGGEHITGNFDPTALERGAKALKELDQSSNSSKAFEVIKLQELTKQKEYEKQMEELSLQRAQHMSNRMRMENEEKRKTINYQQEQERITAEYKTKLEAESYQKKLLDQQKQNEEWLRNQHEQYLRQENIRKRNELELMNIKMKQIQEEKRLERENMKARIFEENKGLIERERKNLDIHLTTLRTKADEDRKTKIESINKYFEQFNNSLFLFLNDKQKLYRFALTITLTSIGIYSTKHTTKFIRTYAETKLGKPKLIRETSLWHINKFFDIFNLKKNFVLIKNFIYPFKNKNNLYNNNKIFDQIVLNEELQEKLQWSINSLKNSKKYNLYLKNILLHGPPGTGKTLFAKTLSYHSNFDYIIINGGDVSALGIHASVELNKIFDFLKRRKNKKCIIFIDEAEAFLRKGRNESSIHFSESLRNALATFLYHTGTESKKYSIILATNCKDILDQAVIDRIDEQYNFHNPNIKEIQKMLTMYFNKYVYPLKKYNITIDSSIDNDYLHNLSNQLCGLSGRQISKLCLNIQSCVFGSDTKVVTKELIDLITAWYLSNSIEQTNNQNVNEKNKHSSNYTSSDDNSNFKLKHNPNIHNKKNQQHHNSTNIDQVHNKKKNDENSKNINLNNASNHDSIKKKVLINEQL, from the coding sequence ATGAATTTTCCTAATTTGAGcaagaaaataaattccACGGTTAGTAGTAATAAACCCTATTCGTTGTCAGATGAAAAGGGAGGTGAACATATCACTGGAAATTTTGATCCTACAGCTTTAGAAAGAGGTGCTAAAGCATTAAAAGAATTAGATCAGTCATCGAATTCGAGCAAAGCTTTTGAAGTTATAAAGTTACAAGAATTAACGaaacaaaaagaatatgaaaaaCAAATGGAAGAATTATCGTTACAACGTGCTCAGCATATGAGTAATCGTATGAGGATggaaaatgaagaaaaaaggaaaacCATAAATTACCAGCAGGAGCAAGAACGTATTACTGCtgaatataaaacaaaattagAAGCTGAATCATACCAAAAGAAACTTCTTGATCAACAGAAACAAAACGAAGAATGGTTACGTAATCAACATGAACAATATTTAAGACAAGaaaatattagaaaaagaaatgaactagaattaatgaatattaaaatgaaaCAAATTCAAGAAGAGAAACGATTAGAAAGAGAAAATATGAAAGCTAGGATttttgaagaaaataaaggTTTAATAGAAagagaaagaaaaaatttagATATACATTTAACAACATTAAGAACTAAAGCTGATGAAGATAGAAAAACGAAAATTGAAagtattaataaatattttgaacaatttaataattctttattcCTATTCTTAAATGATAAACAAAAACTATATAGATTTGCATTAACCATTACATTAACATCTATAGGTATATATAGTACGAAACATACTACAAAATTTATTAGAACATATGCAGAAACAAAATTAGGAAAACCAAAATTAATTAGAGAAACATCTCTATGgcatattaataaattctttgatatttttaatttaaaaaaaaattttgttcttatcaaaaattttatttatccttttaaaaataaaaataatttatataacaataataaaatatttgatCAAATTGTCTTAAATGAAGAATTGCAAGAAAAGTTACAATGGTCTATAAATAGTTTAAAAAATtccaaaaaatataatttgtatttaaaaaatattcttttacATGGACCACCAGGTACAGGAAAAACATTATTTGCCAAAACTCTTTCTTATCATAGTAATTTcgattatataattattaacGGAGGTGATGTGAGTGCATTAGGTATTCATGCTTCGGtagaattaaataaaatatttgattttctgaaaagaagaaaaaataaaaaatgtattatttttattgatGAAGCAGAAGCTTTTTTACGAAAAGGAAGAAATGAATCATCAATTCATTTTTCCGAAAGCTTAAGAAATGCTTTAGCAACATTTCTTTATCATACAGGTACTGAATCTAAAAAATATTCCATAATACTAGCTACTAATTGTAAAGATATATTAGATCAAGCTGTTATTGATCGTATAGATGAACAGTATAATTTCCACAACCCCAATATTAAAGAGATACAAAAAATGCTTACTAtgtattttaataaatatgtataccctttaaaaaaatataatattactattGATTCATCTATTGATAATGACTATCTACATAATCTTTCGAATCAATTATGTGGATTATCAGGAAGACAAATCTCTAAACTATGTCTTAATATACAAAGTTGTGTTTTTGGTAGTGACACCAAAGTTGTTACAAAGGAATTAATTGATTTAATAACTGCATGGTATTTAAGTAATTCAATTgaacaaacaaataatcaaaacgtaaacgaaaaaaacaaacacTCATCAAATTATACATCTTCTGATGATAATTCAAATTTTAAACTCAAACATAATCCgaatattcataataaaaaaaaccaACAACACCATAACAGTACTAATATTGACCAAGTacataacaaaaaaaaaaatgacgaaaattcaaaaaatattaaccTCAATAATGCTTCAAACCATGATTctataaagaaaaaggtattaataaatgaacaactgtga